In the genome of Magnolia sinica isolate HGM2019 chromosome 2, MsV1, whole genome shotgun sequence, one region contains:
- the LOC131237820 gene encoding uncharacterized protein LOC131237820: protein MTKFRKLGRPTGHRMSMLRTMVSQLVKHERIETTVAKAKEIRRLADRMVQLGKEGTLSAARQAAGFVRGDDVIHKLFTEIAYRYKDRAGGYTRLLRTRIRVGDAAPMAYIEFVDRENELREAKPATPQVPQRPASDPWCRSRMSQQWAPPKEEDQTAGSST from the exons ATGACGAAGTTCAGAAAGCTGGGCCGGCCCACCGGTCATCGTATGTCGATGCTCAG GACTATGGTTTCTCAGCTGGTGAAACACGAGCGCATTGAAACAACTGTTGCCAAG GCGAAAGAAATTCGGCGACTTGCAGATAGGATGGTGCAGCTTGGGAaagag GGCACTCTTTCGGCTGCTAGACAAGCTGCTGGTTTTGTTCGTGGGGATGATGTTATTCATAAGCTGTTCACAGAGATAGCTTATCGCTATAA AGACAGAGCAGGTGGATACACGAGGTTACTTCGGACACGCATACGAGTTGGAGATGCTGCACCTATGGCCTACATCGA GTTTGTGGACAGAGAGAACGAGCTTAGAGAGGCGAAACCAGCAACCCCCCAAGTGCCCCAGAGACCAGCCTCAGATCCATGGTGTAGGTCCCGCATGAGCCAGCAGTGGGCACCACCTAAAGAAGAGGATCAAACTGCTGGATCTTCAACTTAA
- the LOC131237821 gene encoding uncharacterized protein LOC131237821 isoform X1: MAVHEDSSAVEKKSTDASNDLPIFNADNLQSNMKIIYYSRTFVSIIGGVVAGILGLTGLMGFVFYFLIMAITSLGLMAKAKFSVHEYFDCWNRIIIDGFLGGLMSFVLFWTFAYDIVHIF, from the exons ATGGCGGTGCATGAGGATTCAAGTGCGGTTGAGAAGAAATCAACTGATGCTAGCAATGATCTGCCGATTTTCAATGCCGATAATTTGCAAAGCAACATGAAAATCATCTACTACAG CCGTACCTTTGTATCCATCATTGGTGGAGTGGTTGCTGGGATTCTGGGGCTTACTGGTTTGATGggttttgtcttttatttcttGATCATGGCAATTACTTCTTTGGGACTCATGGCCAAGGCAAAATTCTCTGTTCATGAATACTTTGATTGCTGGAATCGGATTATAATCGATGGCTTCCTTGGCGGGCTTATG TCGTTTGTGCTATTCTGGAC ATTCGCTTATGACATTGTGCATATTTTCTGA
- the LOC131237821 gene encoding uncharacterized protein LOC131237821 isoform X2 — MAVHEDSSAVEKKSTDASNDLPIFNADNLQSNMKIIYYSRTFVSIIGGVVAGILGLTGLMGFVFYFLIMAITSLGLMAKAKFSVHEYFDCWNRIIIDGFLGGLMILTLS, encoded by the exons ATGGCGGTGCATGAGGATTCAAGTGCGGTTGAGAAGAAATCAACTGATGCTAGCAATGATCTGCCGATTTTCAATGCCGATAATTTGCAAAGCAACATGAAAATCATCTACTACAG CCGTACCTTTGTATCCATCATTGGTGGAGTGGTTGCTGGGATTCTGGGGCTTACTGGTTTGATGggttttgtcttttatttcttGATCATGGCAATTACTTCTTTGGGACTCATGGCCAAGGCAAAATTCTCTGTTCATGAATACTTTGATTGCTGGAATCGGATTATAATCGATGGCTTCCTTGGCGGGCTTATG ATACTGACATTATCTTGA
- the LOC131237823 gene encoding uncharacterized protein LOC131237823, which yields MKFRALLRSIRSSSVTFSSKPTKSLPQCRLFHHDFVPRDPKAKPKRYKYPPVYDPYGPRPPPSDKVTQLAERIAALSPEELKQIGPTLRERLKHPKMQPISVDGLDFGSQGGGPAGSAKAEEKKAEKTAFDVKLEKFDAAAKIKVIKEVRTFTNLGLKEAKDLVEKAPVLLKQGVTKEEANDIIEKIKGAGGVAVME from the coding sequence ATGAAGTTCCGTGCACTTCTGAGATCGATTCGTTCTTCTTCGGTTACTTTCTCTTCAAAACCCACCAAATCTCTTCCACAATGTCGTCTATTCCACCACGACTTTGTCCCCAGAGACCCTAAAGCCAAGCCCAAGAGGTACAAATACCCCCCGGTCTATGACCCATATGGCCCCAGACCCCCTCCTTCTGATAAGGTTACTCAGCTTGCTGAACGCATTGCTGCCCTCTCTCCCGAAGAGCTCAAACAGATTGGCCCCACTCTTCGGGAACGTCTGAAGCATCCGAAGATGCAGCCAATTTCAGTGGATGGCTTAGACTTTGGTTCTCAAGGAGGGGGCCCTGCTGGTTCGGCCAAGGCCGAGGAGAAGAAGGCGGAGAAGACAGCATTTGATGTGAAATTGGAGAAGTTTGATGCAGCAGCGAAGATTAAGGTGATCAAGGAGGTTAGGACCTTCACCAATCTAGGATTGAAGGAGGCAAAGGATCTGGTCGAGAAGGCGCCCGTCTTGCTGAAACAAGGGGTCACAAAAGAGGAGGCCAACGACATTATAGAGAAGATAAAAGGTGCTGGCGGTGTTGCAGTCATGGAGTAA